AGGAAAAAGGCGTTATCGTAATGGGTACAAGTGCAGATTTTCCACCTTATGAGTTCCATAAAGTAGAAGGAAACAAAGATACAATAGTGGGTTTTGACGTTGATATAGCAAATGCCATTGCGAAAAAATTAGGGGTTAAGCTGGAGATAAAAGATATGGACTTTAAAGGGTTGATTCCAGCTCTTCAAGCCGGGCGAATAGATATGATTGTGGCAGGTATGACTCCAACACCAGAGCGAGCTAAAAGCGTTGACTTTTCAGACCTTTATTACAACAGCCAACAAGTTGTAGTTGTAAAAAATGACAGTCCTATTTCAAAGTTTGATGATTTAAAAGGCAAAACTGTGGCGGTACAAATAGGTACCACCTCTGAAGAAGCCGCTAAAAAGATACCGGATGTAAATTTGAAGCAGCTAAATCGTGTTGGAGACGCTTTTATGGATTTAAAAAATGGCAGATGTGATGCGATAGTATTGGAAAATACTGTAGCAAATGCATATCTCAAAGAATACAATGACATGAAGATACTTAACATGAAAGAAATCAACACGGTAGAAAATGGTTCTGCTGTTGCAGTAGCTAAAGGAAATAAAGAATTAGTGAATATAATAAACGATGTGATAAAAGAGTTAAAAGCTAGTGGCGAATATGACAAACTCATAGATAAATGGTTTAAGCAATGATGAAATTTAGTGGAGAATTTTAAAGACAATTCTCCACTAAAATTTTGCTGAAAGGAAGATTTTTATGAGTGTAAATTTTTTGAGCATGCTAAAATACAGTCATTTATTTGTAAGCGGCCTTCTCATGACTTTAAAACTCACCTTTTTAGCAGTGACAATAGGAGTTATATTAGGTCTATTCATAGCTCTTATTAAAATGTCTTCTATAAAACCTTTAAGTTTTATAGGAGCCAGTTATGTTGAAATTATAAGAGGTACTCCTCTTTTGGTACAACTTTTATTGATATATAATGGCCTTATGCAATTTGGAATAGATATACCAGCTTTTACAGCGGGAGTTTCTGCTCTTGCCATAAATAGCGCTGCTTATGTTGCCGAAATTATAAGAGCAGGCATACAAGCTGTAGACCCCGGTCAAAACGAAGCAGCTCGTTCCCTTGGCATGACTCATGCTATGGCGATGAGGTATGTTATAATTCCCCAGGCAATAAAAAATATCCTTCCTGCCTTGGGAAATGAATTTATCGTGATGCTCAAAGAATCAGCTATTGTATCAGTAATAGGCTTTGCGGACCTTACAAGGCAAGCAGACATTATACAAAGCGTTACTTATAAGTATTTCGAGCCTTACATCATCATTGCAGCCATATATTTTATAATGACCTTCATCTTTTCAAGACTCCTTGGAATCTTTGAAAGGAGGCTTAGGGCTGGTGATACGCGTTAATGAGGTATATAAAACCTTTGGGGATTTAGAAGTATTAAGAGGTGTAAGTCTAAACGTAAATAAGGGAGAAGTTGTTGTGATAATAGGACCAAGTGGTTCGGGAAAAAGTACCCTTTTAAGGTGTATAAACCTTTTAGAGGTGCCTACTAAAGGAGAAATCTATATTGAAGGGATCAAAATAAACGACAAAAAAGTAAACATCAATAAGATAAGGCAAAAAGTAGGGATGGTTTTTCAGCATTTTAATTTATTTCCACACCTGACAGCTCTTGAAAATGTAACTTTAGCTCCTATTAAAGTGAAAAAAATGGACAAAAAAACCGCTGAGAAGATAGCTTTGGGCTTACTTGAAAAAGTAGGGCTTTTAGACAAAAAGGACGAGTACCCTATTAAGCTTTCAGGCGGTCAAAAGCAGAGACTTGCAATTGCAAGGGCATTAGCTATGCAGCCAGATATTATGCTTTTTGATGAGCCCACATCAGCCCTTGACCCTGAAATGGTAAAAGAAGTTTTAAACGTCATGAAAGGATTGGCTAATGAAGGAATGACGATGGTAGTTGTCACCCATGAAATGGGTTTTGCGAGGGAAGTGGGAGATAGAGTCATTTTTATGGACGATGGAATGATAATTGAAGAAGGGACGCCAGAAGATATTTTCTACAATACAAAAAATGAAAGGACAAAAGAATTTATAAGTAAGATTTTGTAAAGGCACTTCGAAAAGGATTGTGAGACTGTACACAAAGTATAATTTTGATTGGCATTTTGCAAGTTTGCTACAGCGACAAAGCAGGCTAAACTAACGCTCGCTCTCAGACTCTGGCGGGGTTCCGGCCACATTCGACATCCTTGTCTCAGGTGGCCGCTTCCGCCATCCATGGCTCCAGCCCCGCCTCCGTCTTTCGAGCTTGCTAAGTTTAGCTACTGCTTTGTCGCGAGTCGCATTACTTCACAAAATGCCAATCTTGCAAAATAGTTTGTCAACAGTCTGGTACTCCGAAAAGGAGTGTTTTTTGTTTCCACATATTGCAGGAATATTGTTTTTTATGTAGAATTATATTAAATAGAAGGATAATGAGAGGGGTTTGATACTATGAATATTACAGTAAGTGGTAAAAACGGCATGACAGTTACGGATGGACTAAGGGATGCGGTTAGAAAAAATGTGGGCAAGTTAAGCAAGTACTTTACTGAGGACACTGAAGTTAGGACTGTTTTAAGTGTTCAGAAAAACAATCACATTGCGGAAATTACGATACCTTTTAAGGGTATTATATTTAGAGCTGAAGAAGTCAGCGATGACATGTATGTGTCAATTGATAGGGTTGTAGACAAAATAGAAAAACAAATACTCAAACACAAGACAAAGCTTAAAAATAGATTTGGTGCTAATGAGTCAATAAGGTTTGAAATTCCACCTGTTTATGAAGAAGCTAAGGGAGAAGAGGAAGATGGTTCCTTTGAAATAGTTAAAACAAAGAGGTTCCCCATAAAGCCTATGTCACCTGAGGAAGCAATTCTTCAGATGAACCTTTTGGGACATAGCTTCTTTGTATTTACAAATGCCGACACTGACACTATAAATGTCGTATACAAAAGAAAAGATGGGAAATATGGCTTAATAGAGCCAATAGAATAAAACTACATAAGAAGCTAAAAATTTGGGGGATAGGCTCTATCCCCAATTTTTTTGTCTAAAAAGAAGGAATTTTAAATTTTGTATAGAATATATTCTTAGTGTGGACAAATTTTAATAGGGTGTGAAGATAATGGGTGAAATAACAAAAGATACAGTAAATTCGATGGAAGAGTATATAAATAAAATTCAAGGAGTACTATCCAGTAGGGTAGTTGTAGAGAATGGTGAAATAACAGAAATTCACGTGTTGGCTGACAGTACAAGGAATGCAAAGCAGATTGCAAGAGATGTGCAATCTGTCATAATGGCACAGTTTGGAATTGATATAAATCACAAGATTGTCAGTGTAGCGCAAATTGATACGGGAGAAAATCTCCAAGGAGAACAGAGGCTTGTTTTTTCAAGCTATTCATTTATAAATAACGGACTTACCAGTGAAGCGAGAGTTATCCTCACAAGAGGAGATGAGGTTTTTGAGGGATATGCCGAAGGACCTAATACTGCGAATAATAAATATAAAATAATTGCCAATGCTACTTTAGACTCTATTTCTAAGTTGATTCCCAAAAACCATTTATTTTTGTTGGAAGATGTCGATATATTTAATATAGCTAAAAGCAGGATAATAGTTGTAGGGGTTACTCATGTGACAAATAACCAGGAGGAACTCCTTACTGGATCTTGTCTTATAAAAAAAGATGAAGGAGAGGCTGTGGTAAAAGCCACATTGGATGCCGTCAACAGGCGTGTGATGTCAATTACGCCCCGTTAGTTATTTTAACACCCAAACCGCTTAAAAGTTGCTTAGCGTAGCGTTACCTGAAGCCTAAGGGCAGAAAGTTTAACAGCAAAGGAGGGTTTCAGGATGAATAAAGCGACAATTATAAAAATATTGTTGGTTTTAATGGCACTCGCATTAGCTGGAGGTGCAAATGTTTCTTGGGGTTAAGCGGTTTGAGGTGTTTTTTAGATTGAAAATAGGAGGTCTATTATGCTTAACAAAAGAGTAAAAATATACATTTCTATAATAATAGCTTTAGGATTATCTTTTATTATTTATTCTATATTAAACATTCCTATAAATAGAGTTATAGATATAATTTTATTTGTTTTTTTTGCAGCTTTAGCTGAATCAATGCCAATATATGTAACCAAAGAACTTGCTGTATCTGTTGCATTTGCAATTGATTTAATGGCTGTTCTTATATTTGGTCCATATGAAGGTTCTTTAATTGCTTCTTTAGGAATGACTTTTCGCTTTGCCAAGTATCCGGATGGCAAAATAGTACACTTATTTAACTTGCCTTATTATAAAGTTTTATTTAATGCTTCTCAACTAGCTTTAAGTGTCGGTGTTGGTGGCTTGATATATGAATATACGGGAGGTATTTCTGGTAATTACATATATCCTCGACACCTGTTATCTGCAATATTAGCAGCAATGACATATTATTTATTAAATACCTTCATCATAGCTATGCTATTATCTCTTTTATTAAATAAGTCTTTTAAATATATATTAACAAAAGATTTTAAATGGATGATTCCAAACTTTTTCTTTCTTGCCTTTTTGGGTATAGTTATGTCTGAAGCTTTTATAAAAATAGGTTATATAAGTTTCATTTTACTTTTTATACCTCTTTTGATGATACGATATATGTTTAAGCTTTACATGGACTCAAAGCAGTCTTATTACGACACAATAAATGTGCTTGTAAAGGCTCTTGATGCAAAGGATAAATATACAGCGGGTCATTCAAAAAACGTTGAAAAAATTGCGGCTTTACTTTGTAGAGAATTTGGTTTTAGTGAGTCTCACACTGAAATGGTGAGGATTGCATCACTTTTACATGACATAGGAAAGATTGGAGTAAAAGAAGAGGTTTTAAATAAGCCCGGGAAGTTAACTGATGAAGAATTAAGCATAATAAAAGAACATCCCCAAAAAGGCTATGAAATTTTAAGAGATGTCCCTGCTTTAAAAGAAGCTTCTCTATGGGTGAAATACCATCACGAGTGGTATAATGGAAGTGGATATCCCGACGGGATAAAAGGTGACGAAATACCATTGGAAGCGCAAATACTTTCTTTAGCAGACGTTTTTGATGCGTTGGTTTCAGACAGGCCCTACCGAAAGGCTTTTTCACAAGAGGAAGCTTATAAAATAATTTTAGAACATGAAGGGTCACAGTTTAGTCCTAAAATAATAAGTGCTTTCAAAAAAGCTTTTGAAAAGAATAGGGAGGAGTTTAAACATGATATTTGATTCACTGGGTGCTTCTCTGATTTACGGAACTTTAAGAAGAGGAAAAATCAGCGGAATCGCTGATATTGATATAAAAAAGTCCAGCCTTTTTATAACGGCTTTTGTTTTGGAGTTTGGCATGTTAAACCTCGCCAATAAATTTCATGCGATTATGGAATACCGGTCTTATATCCACTTCTTTGTTTATCTTTTGCTTTTCATAGGATTGTGGTACAATAGAGATAACAAGTATTTTAGGATAATAAGTGTGGGAGTGTTTTTAAATTTTATCGTTATATTTGCCAACGGAGGAAGAATGCCTGTCTCCATTGATGCTTTAAAAGCAGCGGGACTTAATAATCTCATCCTTGACCTTCAGGCAAATAAAATTGCTACCCATCAGGTTTTGACAAGTTCTACACGGTTAAAATTTTTAGCGGATGTCTTAGTGTTGCCGAAACCTTATCCACTGCCCAAAGCCTTTAGCATAGGAGATTTTATAATGGCAACGGGCACGTTTTTACTTGTTACAAATGCAATGCTTAAAAAGGTGAAGAATCATGACGGCACAAGAGCGAAGGAACAAAATAGTTGAAATTTTAAAGAATGCTAAAAAGCC
This genomic window from Thermoanaerobacter uzonensis DSM 18761 contains:
- the hpf gene encoding ribosome hibernation-promoting factor, HPF/YfiA family, which translates into the protein MNITVSGKNGMTVTDGLRDAVRKNVGKLSKYFTEDTEVRTVLSVQKNNHIAEITIPFKGIIFRAEEVSDDMYVSIDRVVDKIEKQILKHKTKLKNRFGANESIRFEIPPVYEEAKGEEEDGSFEIVKTKRFPIKPMSPEEAILQMNLLGHSFFVFTNADTDTINVVYKRKDGKYGLIEPIE
- a CDS encoding amino acid ABC transporter permease, which gives rise to MSVNFLSMLKYSHLFVSGLLMTLKLTFLAVTIGVILGLFIALIKMSSIKPLSFIGASYVEIIRGTPLLVQLLLIYNGLMQFGIDIPAFTAGVSALAINSAAYVAEIIRAGIQAVDPGQNEAARSLGMTHAMAMRYVIIPQAIKNILPALGNEFIVMLKESAIVSVIGFADLTRQADIIQSVTYKYFEPYIIIAAIYFIMTFIFSRLLGIFERRLRAGDTR
- a CDS encoding amino acid ABC transporter ATP-binding protein, with protein sequence MIRVNEVYKTFGDLEVLRGVSLNVNKGEVVVIIGPSGSGKSTLLRCINLLEVPTKGEIYIEGIKINDKKVNINKIRQKVGMVFQHFNLFPHLTALENVTLAPIKVKKMDKKTAEKIALGLLEKVGLLDKKDEYPIKLSGGQKQRLAIARALAMQPDIMLFDEPTSALDPEMVKEVLNVMKGLANEGMTMVVVTHEMGFAREVGDRVIFMDDGMIIEEGTPEDIFYNTKNERTKEFISKIL
- a CDS encoding DUF5317 domain-containing protein produces the protein MIFDSLGASLIYGTLRRGKISGIADIDIKKSSLFITAFVLEFGMLNLANKFHAIMEYRSYIHFFVYLLLFIGLWYNRDNKYFRIISVGVFLNFIVIFANGGRMPVSIDALKAAGLNNLILDLQANKIATHQVLTSSTRLKFLADVLVLPKPYPLPKAFSIGDFIMATGTFLLVTNAMLKKVKNHDGTRAKEQNS
- a CDS encoding HD-GYP domain-containing protein, with translation MLNKRVKIYISIIIALGLSFIIYSILNIPINRVIDIILFVFFAALAESMPIYVTKELAVSVAFAIDLMAVLIFGPYEGSLIASLGMTFRFAKYPDGKIVHLFNLPYYKVLFNASQLALSVGVGGLIYEYTGGISGNYIYPRHLLSAILAAMTYYLLNTFIIAMLLSLLLNKSFKYILTKDFKWMIPNFFFLAFLGIVMSEAFIKIGYISFILLFIPLLMIRYMFKLYMDSKQSYYDTINVLVKALDAKDKYTAGHSKNVEKIAALLCREFGFSESHTEMVRIASLLHDIGKIGVKEEVLNKPGKLTDEELSIIKEHPQKGYEILRDVPALKEASLWVKYHHEWYNGSGYPDGIKGDEIPLEAQILSLADVFDALVSDRPYRKAFSQEEAYKIILEHEGSQFSPKIISAFKKAFEKNREEFKHDI
- a CDS encoding basic amino acid ABC transporter substrate-binding protein; the protein is MNKKTLFVFLTVTIILGLILSGCGNKPANTLDKIKEKGVIVMGTSADFPPYEFHKVEGNKDTIVGFDVDIANAIAKKLGVKLEIKDMDFKGLIPALQAGRIDMIVAGMTPTPERAKSVDFSDLYYNSQQVVVVKNDSPISKFDDLKGKTVAVQIGTTSEEAAKKIPDVNLKQLNRVGDAFMDLKNGRCDAIVLENTVANAYLKEYNDMKILNMKEINTVENGSAVAVAKGNKELVNIINDVIKELKASGEYDKLIDKWFKQ